AGTGTGCAGCAATGctgtcagtagggttgccacattttctcaAAGTTTTTACTAGCCGGTGGGAGGGCAGGAATAAAAGGGACGTGTTGTGATGCAAAATGGGGCAGTGCCACATACCGTGACACAGAAGGGGTGGAGCCAAATTACACGATGGCCAGAAGGCCAAAATAAAGGTAAGTTCCAagtgaattgggggcaggccacggacttttttaagggtattgcaaagttaccggcaactacattgccggtaaatttgtaatgccgGCCTCGGCAAACCTAGCTGTCGgctctccttgcacaatatgtctcaccctccaCTGGACTAGCAGGATAATTTATTTTACAACTCCCAATGttccttaaggctaaggccacactaggcgatagcgccgcgatttgactcgcggcgacttttcgccgcgacttttaagccgcaatcgctggggaaacttttgcgctggcgtctatggggaatcgcgaaaaatcgccagcgtaaaaacacacgcagcgatcttttctctactgtcgctcgaaattgcctcgctaggcgctatcgcctagtgtggccttagcctaaactGGCCACAcaagggttaataacttacagttgagAAGGAACTTTGATTCTCTCCACACTGTAgctttctccttatcaagatggctgactgctgtactcctggatcacaatgTGCACCTGACAACAGACTTTCCTCCAGGGAAtagtagcgctatagtaaactgctttgtattttGCCATTATAGCTAccttcctttgtgggctgataccacagatgagctctctttctcaggggcaagccctcgcaacgcagtggaggcagggtgtagtgtaactgtgtAGCACGGTGGATATTTGatttaatgatttacaatatatatctgatttataaatttgtaaaattgtATAAATTGTAGAATGTATTTATAGTTCAACTTTGTATGTTAGGGTAGTGGCAGTATTGTAGTGGCTTGTGCAGGGCAAACATACTGTTGAAAGATAGCAAAAAATGTTCCgcttgtttaaaaataaagttagagGGGTAGATGATCAAATGAGCACCCTTCCCACATGGGCTAGTTCCGGACCCTGGACCCATGTTGCTCATGAATTGATTAAGTATCAGCAACCTTTTCAGGTGACTAACCCTGGTCACCAGTTGCTGAATTTGGATTTGTCTCGATATTCCAAGGCAGAGCAGAAGTCTGCAGCACAAGTGGGTTGGTTGTGTTTTCAGGCGCTAATGGAGGAGACAACCAAAAGGGAGTCAGTTGAACTTGAACTGCAGGCAGTTAAAGATCAACTATTTGTGTTAAGAGAATGTTTCCGCTCTTCAGAAAAGCACCATGATGTGATGGAAACATAGTTTTCACAATATGTAGTGAAAACTGTTAATAAACAGCAAAAAGGTAAAGGGAGAAAATCATCAGAAAAGTGTGCATCAGTTAAAGTGAGAGCTCTTGTAAATAAAGGAGACTTGGGGGAGTTAGCCCAGTGGTCAGGAGCAGATTCAGATGAGGAAATTGAAATGATAGGAGATGATATAGAAGAAGGAAAACTAAGGCCAATAGTAACTACCAAACAAAGGAGAGCAGTAACTCAAAGAGCAGGCAATACTAACAGAGATCAGGATTACAGAGGAAATGCAGAAGCAGCAGAACAGCAATATACAGAGGAAACAAGTTCATATACTGCAGGAGAATTAACAGAGTTGGGTCAGAAATTTGACCAGAAAGGAGGTGAAAGTATCCTTAAATGGATCTTGCGAGTGTGGGATTTGGGTGGGGATGGTATCATGCTTACTAGCAGGGAAGCAATAGGATTAGGCAGTATTGCTAAAGACCCTCGGGTGCGGCTTTATCTGAGGAGAGCACGTGATACTACTGTGACTTTTTCCCTGTTACATTTGATAAGGGCTTCAGTCTTACAAGTGTATGATACGCCCACTGAAATGATGGATTCTACCCCATGGCGTACTATAGGGGAGGGAATACAAAGGTTAAGAGAGTATGGATGTGTGAGCAGCTTGATTGCTGATCCGTTAGCTTCAGCAACCCCAAATACACCTACAATAAAAGAGATGTGGTCAGGGCCAGATATGGCTCCCTTTACTGcacacatgaaaaataaattgcttgTAGGATCGCCCATCCATTTGAAAGTCCCATTGTTTACAATGTTAAGTGCTTTAGATGCCAAGCAGGGTGTTATTCATGAAGCTGCTACATTGCTGAGTCAGCTGGGTGAGTTAGAACGCACAGGAGAAACCATTGCTAGGCAgcgggatgtaaaaaaaaagggg
This sequence is a window from Xenopus laevis strain J_2021 chromosome 7S, Xenopus_laevis_v10.1, whole genome shotgun sequence. Protein-coding genes within it:
- the LOC121396150 gene encoding Friend virus susceptibility protein 1-like; amino-acid sequence: MIGDDIEEGKLRPIVTTKQRRAVTQRAGNTNRDQDYRGNAEAAEQQYTEETSSYTAGELTELGQKFDQKGGESILKWILRVWDLGGDGIMLTSREAIGLGSIAKDPRVRLYLRRARDTTVTFSLLHLIRASVLQVYDTPTEMMDSTPWRTIGEGIQRLREYGCVSSLIADPLASATPNTPTIKEMWSGPDMAPFTAHMKNKLLVGSPIHLKVPLFTMLSALDAKQGVIHEAATLLSQLGELERTGETIARQRDVKKKGYRKVKNQPQADVLKFASEWSS